A single Vigna radiata var. radiata cultivar VC1973A chromosome 8, Vradiata_ver6, whole genome shotgun sequence DNA region contains:
- the LOC106771686 gene encoding uncharacterized protein LOC106771686 isoform X2, translating into MLHQKLCHIDKTLLKKIYVLHMHCRMHNKKDQHLFRLCFHFWKNTLCSHLFLMHNPLLATSSLEVLFGGHNQQAFFDIKVPQYCNLKYRHEHSVWCGAHELGIILSYFNVHFFVSSLDIRYPRSLQVLLLLLSVIAVSRMLFPK; encoded by the exons ATGCTGCATCAAAAGCTTTGTCATATCGACAAGACattattgaagaaaatatacGTCTTACATATGCATTGCAG GATGCATAATAAGAAAGATCAACATTTGTTTCGTCTTTGCTTCCACTTCTGGAAGAATACTCTCTGCAGCCACCTGTTCCTGATGCACAATCCATTGTTAGCAACGTCAAG TTTGGAGGTGTTATTTGGTGGACACAATCAACAAGCATTCTTCGATATTAAAG TACCTCAATATTGCAATTTAAAATACAGGCACGAACATTCTGTTTGGTGTGGTGCACATGAACTTGGGATTATATTAAGTTATTTCAATGTTCATTTCTTTGTCAGCTCACTGGATATAAG GTATCCAAGATCACTTCAA GTTTTGTTGTTGCTTTTGTCTGTAATTGCAGTTTCGCGGATGCTCTTTCCAAAGTAG
- the LOC106771686 gene encoding uncharacterized protein LOC106771686 isoform X1, translating into MLHQKLCHIDKTLLKKIYVLHMHCRMHNKKDQHLFRLCFHFWKNTLCSHLFLMHNPLLATSSLEVLFGGHNQQAFFDIKVPQYCNLKYRHEHSVWCGAHELGIILSYFNVHFFVSSLDISFADALSKVEIVKKDVVTVKNYFKFFKNILNY; encoded by the exons ATGCTGCATCAAAAGCTTTGTCATATCGACAAGACattattgaagaaaatatacGTCTTACATATGCATTGCAG GATGCATAATAAGAAAGATCAACATTTGTTTCGTCTTTGCTTCCACTTCTGGAAGAATACTCTCTGCAGCCACCTGTTCCTGATGCACAATCCATTGTTAGCAACGTCAAG TTTGGAGGTGTTATTTGGTGGACACAATCAACAAGCATTCTTCGATATTAAAG TACCTCAATATTGCAATTTAAAATACAGGCACGAACATTCTGTTTGGTGTGGTGCACATGAACTTGGGATTATATTAAGTTATTTCAATGTTCATTTCTTTGTCAGCTCACTGGATATAAG TTTCGCGGATGCTCTTTCCAAAGTAGAAATAGTAAAGAAGGATGTGGTGACAGTAAagaactattttaaattttttaaaaatatattgaattactGA